In the genome of Variibacter gotjawalensis, one region contains:
- a CDS encoding alpha/beta hydrolase, whose translation MTQAIVEEPWACEHLSGTLTRPQGDIERSPIALIIAGSGPTPRDGPFGLYREISASLARAGIPSVRYDKRGIGQSKLVVGGEAELTFEHFVADATLAAQSLAARDDVSYVYIIGHSEGALIATLVAQRMKLGGIALLAAAGRKLDVVLHQQLTDQPLPPEQETLRQQALKFLARLSAGKRIEKVPPEQNGLFRPSVQPFLLSLFAIDPVAELKKLKLPILLVRGKSDIQVSADDLQVLSDAAPDARVVSLPRINHIFQDAPEDLADRQAQMASYQAGGSFSPEMIRAIVTFIKGTSV comes from the coding sequence TTTCCGGCACGTTGACGCGGCCGCAGGGTGACATCGAACGTAGCCCGATCGCACTCATCATCGCGGGCTCCGGTCCGACACCGCGCGATGGTCCGTTCGGCCTCTATCGCGAAATCTCCGCTTCGCTCGCGCGCGCCGGCATTCCGTCCGTCCGCTACGACAAGCGCGGCATCGGCCAGAGCAAGCTGGTGGTCGGCGGCGAAGCCGAACTCACATTCGAACATTTCGTTGCCGACGCAACGCTCGCGGCACAGAGCCTCGCGGCACGCGACGACGTTTCTTACGTTTACATCATCGGCCATAGCGAAGGCGCGCTGATCGCAACGCTGGTTGCGCAACGCATGAAGCTCGGCGGCATCGCGCTTCTCGCTGCGGCAGGACGCAAGCTCGACGTCGTTCTCCACCAGCAACTCACCGATCAGCCGCTGCCGCCCGAGCAAGAAACGCTGCGTCAGCAGGCGCTGAAATTCCTCGCGCGTCTCAGCGCCGGCAAGCGTATCGAGAAGGTGCCGCCGGAGCAGAACGGTTTGTTCCGCCCATCCGTGCAGCCGTTCCTGCTGTCGCTCTTCGCAATCGATCCGGTCGCCGAGCTCAAGAAGCTGAAGCTGCCGATCCTGTTGGTACGCGGAAAGAGCGATATCCAGGTCAGCGCCGACGATCTTCAAGTGCTAAGCGACGCAGCCCCGGACGCACGCGTCGTATCGCTGCCGCGCATCAATCACATCTTCCAGGACGCGCCCGAGGATCTTGCGGATCGCCAAGCGCAGATGGCGTCGTATCAGGCCGGCGGTTCATTCTCGCCCGAGATGATCCGCGCCATCGTGACCTTCATCAAAGGCACCAGCGTTTAG